A stretch of the Lolium perenne isolate Kyuss_39 chromosome 3, Kyuss_2.0, whole genome shotgun sequence genome encodes the following:
- the LOC127338081 gene encoding transcription initiation factor IIE subunit beta-like codes for MDLNERLNRFKLQQERCQASLSSIAAARAPSSAPTKPQQYAPRPATARPSAPAPAVRFSDDTARLQKMHAVRNSAVGLQIKAVIDLLYRTRRALTAKQINEATYVDIAGNSAVFESLRSNPKVHFDGRGLFSYKPTHGVTGKDELLALIRRFCDGITVKEVEDAYPSVLDDLQALKSSGDIYLLSGEQDIVFPNDPRSRLELDNELKKLFYEIKLPKDMLDIEKDLRRNGEKPVTDTAKRRAAAEIFGKPSKPKKARKKQRGITSRTRITNVHLPGLLELPMDTKDFM; via the exons ATGGATCTGAACGAGAGGCTCAACCGATTCAAGCTGCAGCAGGAGAGGTGCCAGGCGAGCCTCTCCAGCATCGCCGCGGCCAGAGCCCCGTCATCCGCCCCAACAAAGCCCCAGCAGTATGCTCCGAGGCCGGCTACGGCGAGGCCGTCCGCGCCCGCGCCAGCGGTTAGGTTCTCCGACGATACGGCGAGGCTGCAGAAGATGCACGCGGTCAGGAACTCCGCCGTCGGATTGCAGATCAAAGCCGTGATCGATCTGCTTTACAGG ACGAGAAGGGCTCTTACGGCGAAGCAGATCAACGAGGCGACTTATGTCGACATCGCCGGCAACAGCGCTGTCTTCGAGAGCCTCAGGAGCAATCCCAAGGTGCACTTTGACGGGAGGGGCCTGTTCTCTTACAAG CCCACACACGGCGTGACGGGGAAAGACGAGTTGCTTGCCCTCATCAGGAGGTTCTGCGACGGCATTACGGTCAAGGAGGTGGAGGATGCGTATCCATCTGTGCTGGACGATCTGCAG GCTCTGAAATCCTCAGGTGACATCTACTTGCTGTCGGGCGAGCAAGACATTGTGTTCCCGAACGATCCGAGGTCGAGGCTGGAGCTGGACAATGAGCTGAAGAAGCTGTTCTACGAGATCAAGCTGCCCAAGGACATGCTGGACATCGAGAAGGATCTCCGGAGGAACGGCGAGAAACCGGTGACCGACACGGCCAAGCGGAGGGCAGCGGCGGAGATCTTCGGCAAGCCTTCCAAACCCAAGAAGGCAAGAAAGAAGCAGCGCGGGATCACGAGCAGGACCAGGATCACCAACGTACATCTTCCTGGACTCTTGGAGCTGCCCATGGACACAAAAGATTTCATGTGA
- the LOC127338080 gene encoding transcription initiation factor IIE subunit beta, with protein MDLSQQLDRFKQQQQRCHASLSIINATRAPSKPQQYAPAPRPPMAKPSAPAPAVRFSDDTARLQKMHAVRKSAVGSQMKDVIELLYRTRKALTATQINDATYVDIAGNSAVFESLRNNPKVRFDGRFFSYKPTHNVTGKDGLLALIADFRDGIPVKELEDAYPTVLDDLQALKSSGDIYLLPGEQDMVFPNDSRSRLELDTELKKLFYEIKLPKDMLDIEKDLRRNGEKPMTDTAKRRAAAEIFGKPSKPKKSKKKQRGMTSRTRITNIHLPGLFELPMDTKDFI; from the exons ATGGATCTGAGCCAGCAGCTCGACAGGttcaagcagcagcagcagaggTGCCACGCGAGCCTCTCCATCATCAACGCAACCAGAGCCCCGTCAAAACCGCAGCAGTATGCTCCAGCTCCGAGGCCGCCTATGGCGAAACCGTCTGCGCCCGCGCCCGCGGTTAGGTTCTCCGATGATACGGCGAGGCTGCAAAAGATGCACGCAGTGAGGAAATCCGCCGTCGGATCGCAGATGAAGGACGTGATCGAGCTGCTTTACAGG ACGAGAAAAGCTCTTACGGCTACGCAGATCAACGATGCGACGTATGTCGACATCGCTGGCAACAGCGCCGTCTTCGAGAGCCTGAGGAACAACCCCAAAGTGCGATTTGACGGGAGGTTTTTCTCTTACAAG CCCACGCACAATGTGACGGGGAAAGATGGGCTGCTTGCCTTGATCGCAGACTTCCGCGACGGCATTCCCGTCAAGGAGTTGGAGGATGCGTATCCAACTGTACTGGATGATCTGCAG GCTCTGAAATCCTCAGGCGATATCTACTTGCTGCCGGGCGAGCAAGACATGGTGTTCCCCAACGACTCGAGGTCGAGGCTGGAGCTGGACACCGAGCTGAAGAAGCTGTTCTACGAGATCAAGCTGCCCAAGGACATGCTGGACATCGAGAAGGACCTCCGGAGGAACGGCGAGAAACCGATGACCGACACGGCCAAGCGGAGGGCAGCGGCGGAGATCTTCGGCAAGCCTTCGAAACCTAAGAAGTCCAAGAAGAAGCAACGCGGGATGACGAGCAGGACCAGGATCACCAACATACATCTTCCTGGGCTCTTCGAGCTGCCCATGGACACAAAAGATTTCATCTGA
- the LOC127339128 gene encoding E3 ubiquitin-protein ligase SINA-like 4: protein MPRMERSGEEERSSAKKAKIESATEPAASEQVTVTLDSKLLDCSVCLHTMAPPLFQCINGHMTSLGCCEAVQHDCSVCGEPAEIRCRAVENILGGMTAQCSFREHGCTAIILFTEKLSHESSCLHSPCYCPIAGCRPYARKPLRDHLIMDHPGMLHSGVMAGNLCAMRIGDRESARFVSVLDGKGAVFLLVVDRTVPLGYTLSVIHLANEPAGQDDFKCKILLYTRKGTLCLSGETQSVGCLRSPYEPAASLFVPEAMWSPDQSPVYIELK, encoded by the exons ATGCCTCGTATGGAAAGGTCGGGGGAGGAGGAGAGAAGCTCCGCGAAGAAGGCTAAGATTGAGTCCGCGACAGAGCCTGCAGCCTCGGAGCAGGTCACTGTCACCTTAGACTCCAAGTTGCTGGACTGCTCTGTTTGCCTCCACACAATGGCTCCACCCCTTTTCCAG TGCATCAATGGCCATATGACATCCTTAGGTTGCTGCGAAGCGGTCCAGCACGACTGCAGCGTGTGTGGCGAGCCCGCCGAAATCCGCTGCCGCGCCGTGGAGAACATCCTCGGCGGCATGACCGCCCAGTGCTCGTTCAGGGAGCATGGCTGCACCGCCATCATCCTGTTCACGGAGAAGCTCTCCCATGAATCGTCATGCCTCCACTCTCCATGCTACTGCCCCATCGCCGGCTGCCGCCCCTACGCCCGCAAACCTCTACGCGACCACCTTATCATGGATCACCCTGGGATGCTGCACAGCGGCGTCATGGCGGGCAACCTCTGCGCCATGCGCATAGGTGACAGGGAGTCGGCCCGCTTTGTGTCCGTCCTCGACGGCAAGGGGGCGGTGTTCCTGCTGGTGGTCGATCGGACCGTGCCGTTAGGGTACACACTATCAGTGATCCACCTCGCAAATGAGCCGGCTGGGCAGGACGATTTCAAGTGCAAGATCCTGCTGTACACGCGGAAGGGGACCCTCTGTCTGTCCGGCGAGACGCAGAGCGTCGGGTGTCTGCGGAGCCCTTACGAGCCGGCCGCGTCCCTGTTCGTCCCAGAGGCCATGTGGTCTCCCGACCAATCTCCCGTGTACATTGAGCTGAAATGA